The DNA segment agaAATATGATAAGGTATATCGGCCCACTATTTGGGATTCATATTAAgtttataatttgattattcTTCGTTTCTTTGGTTATTCTTTATGGATTTGCTTGAATATTACCTTTTTTCCGCTAGATTCATTACTCTAAGCAAGGTCAGGCATTCAAGTCACAAGCCCAAAGCATGCATATTGAAATTCTTCAGAGTCCCTGGCTCTGTGAGCTCATAGCTTTCCACATCAATTTAAGGAAAAACAAGGTCGAAACTAGCAAGGCACTGGCAATGTTTGAGGGCTGCAACCTCACATTCAATGATGTTAAACCATCACTTAATTGTGAGCTTTTTGATTCTGTCGAAGTTGATATCGACTTGACTTGTTCTATATGCTTGGTAAGTTTCCAACTTTCATTTTGCTAAGGACCAAGTCCTGCATATTCCTGGACTTGGCATTATCTATGTCAGCCAAACTAAAGTTAAGGGTCAGCAGAATGTCTAGGTTTGTGGATATGCATGACCAAGAAATTGCTTAGCCCTACTCTGGTTTCTAATTTCACTCTACACCTTCCACAAGGCCAGTTCTTAGAAGTCAGGCTTTCATATTGTGTCTCTGGGTCTTTAGTCGAGCACTAGCATTGGCTTATGCatctccatcttcatctttaaatttgaataatatccatttaaaatttgaacaaatactattcactcttcaaacattattttactattttttctctctcctactcattaaaatcaactttgtataatatatattaagataatTTTGATACATGAAATTTGTATTGAGTTGATAATACAATGTGGgtgctaattgtaaaatatatataaaaataataattttagggaaacagtaaaaaataaaaaaaaataatattttattattatttgattcaaagatgcataatccaatgtgaaaatttttctttatatgtaaaatcaattttcaaaaaatgtgattttgaaaatgcaTATAAAGAAACCAATACTAGTGCTCCATTATAAAACCTGAAAGACTTCAGATTTTAAGGATCAGCGAAGACATCTGCCTTCTATGCCAAGAACATTGATGGTTATTGACCTTGTGGAGAAACAGTATTCTGTCTTTATGGTGCTTCATTGAGAAGGCATTCatttatagttttattttctttttgggtgaTAGGATACAGTCTTTGATGCGGTTTCCCTCACTTGTGGCCATATATTCTGCTACATGTGCGCTTGCTCAGCCGCAGCAGTGACAATTGTCGACGGATTGAAGGCAGCACTGCCAAAGGCCAAATGCCCTCTCTGCCGAGAGGTAAGTTACCGATGTATCTATCTTTCAATTTCATGTATTGGTATAGATCTCTCACTCTCTTTGTTGATGATAATGTTGCAGTGTTACATGCTGCAAACTGTATGAGTTGTTCTTTCATTCACcagaaaaaagatattataacAGAAAAAATAACATTACATAAACCTTTATTAGCTTCTCGGTCAGAAgtgcaataaaaataacaactcTTCAACTGGTAAATTCATTTCTGTTGATTTTCAGGCTGGAGTTTATGAAGGTGCTGTACATTTGGACGAACTTAATATTCTATTAAGCCACAGGTATGCCTTTTTTAAGCCAAACTTTATGGTTTAAGAAAACATAAGTTCCTTAATTACTGAAAACACGCAAATTTGAACAGCTGTAGTGAATACTGGGAGGAGCGGCTTCAGTCGGAAAGAGTGGAGAGGATTCGGCAAACAAAAGAGCACTGGGAGAACCACTGTCGGGCGTTTTTGGGTGTCTAGTTAGGCAGGGCTAGTTTGCTCGTCCTCTTGTTCTAGACAAACAGGAAGGACTAAGAAAATGCATTTGATCTTCTTATGTTTCTTGTagagttcttttttatttggtaTAAAATCTGTACATAGATTGTTGTTATGAACCCATACGCACTGTGTAAATTTATTCAGAGCAATTCATTCATATTTCTGGTTTTTCCTCATTTGCTTTCTGATATGGTATCAGAGAATTAAGCTCTGCTGTTGCGCATAtgatcttctcttctttttcttttcttttattttctttcgaaCTTTAAAATGGCGGTTGTTGACTTTTTTGCTTATTTGTTAGTCCCACATCGGTGGGATTAATGAAAATGGCATAAGCCAtgtattataaataagaggcttagcctcttagtttaagtgcaccagttgaaagcttatctagtaacttttgactttagttaaattcctctattaaccttttgtaaaaggggaagaggtgtaaagttaaagttttactagtgggatagctttgtaggtgtggtgaggagaaaaattgtgtgattgtaacaatttttcacatagtgaattttcttctctgggtctggtggtttttctcctgttttggagtttccacgtaaatttcttgtgttgttattatttctctatttttcttgttattcctgcaaagggtagatcctagggggggtgaatttggaggtccaaattcccaacaattggtatcagagccactaggttctttttgtggggtggagctttggtgtggtagtgtggatacgtacagtctaaggaggttctgtctaggagattggaaattttaagtgtgtccattgtgaccctccaatctttcctgggaactgacttagtgaggtactattcatttctacagtaaattcatcaaagcaatgtcaggaagtaggccttcaaatcttgtcaaatttgaggtggagaaatttgatgggagaatcaattttggcttgtggcaagtacaagtcaaggatgtcttgattcaatcaggattacacaaggcattgaagggcagaccaacacctgaagtcagcactggtactagtgtgactggtgaaagtAGCAGATAtaaaatgagcgatgaagattgggaggatctggatttgagaacagcaagtgcgatacgtTTGTGCttggcca comes from the Carya illinoinensis cultivar Pawnee chromosome 8, C.illinoinensisPawnee_v1, whole genome shotgun sequence genome and includes:
- the LOC122318940 gene encoding probable E3 ubiquitin-protein ligase BAH1-like 1: MKFCKKYQEYMQGQEKTIPGLGLKQLKKTLKKCRSDLQSENGINGVHDNQTCPDHCPVCDGTFFPSIIKEMSAVVGCFNERAQKLLELHLASGFRRYLIWFKGKKQNNHGILIQEGKELLTYALINAIAIRKILKKYDKIHYSKQGQAFKSQAQSMHIEILQSPWLCELIAFHINLRKNKVETSKALAMFEGCNLTFNDVKPSLNCELFDSVEVDIDLTCSICLDTVFDAVSLTCGHIFCYMCACSAAAVTIVDGLKAALPKAKCPLCREAGVYEGAVHLDELNILLSHSCSEYWEERLQSERVERIRQTKEHWENHCRAFLGV